TCTGTGTCATAGGATTCTGATGCATGACAACTGCAATAAAACAGGCAAATGCAACTCCAAGGATTCCTACAAGCAGGATAATATTGAGAAGTCTGTGTTGAATGTCATACTGTTCACCAAAGAGACGCCTGAGAAGCCTGTTTTTTTTCAGCATATCGTTTTATTATATCACTAGTCAGCAAGTTTTACAAAATCAATTTTTTACCTTATACTATGAATCTGAGGTGAAAAAATGCAGAATTCATTTGTTGACGTACGTACCGGACCAGAAAATTCTAAATGGGAACAGGCAAATAAACGGGAAATTCCTATTTACGGACGAAACAATGAAATCCGCTCAGAATTTGAACGCGATTATACAAGAATTCTGCACTCTCAGGCATACCGCCGCCTTAAACACAAAACACAGGTATTCTTTGCACCTCATAATGACCATATCTGTACAAGAATGGAACACGTTATGCACGTTGCTTCTGTTGCAACAACCATCGCAAAATACCTTGGATTAAATGACCAGCTCGCAGGTGCAATTGCAATGGGACACGATATTGGGCATGCACCTTTCGGTCACCATGGAGAAGACTGTCTGAACAAACTGCTTGAACAGAAAGAAGGACATAATGCTCCAAAGAAATTCTGGCACGAACGCAACAGTCTTTTTTTTGCTGATTTTATTGAGACGCTTCCAGATCCGAATGGCTTTGAACAACCTTTAAATCTGACTTACGCTGTACGAGACGGCCTTATCTGTCACTGCGGAGAAATTGACCAGCAGGCTATTAAACCCCGTGAAGAAGCTATTGACCTGTACTCTATTAAACGGCCGGGAATTATTCAGCCGTACACATGGGAAGGCTGTGTAGTAAAGATTGCTGATAAAATTGCGTACCTTGGTAGAGACATCGAGGATGCCCGCGCTTATCACATTCTGGACATGTCGGCTTATAGAGAGCTCCGGGAAATTGTCGGCAGCACGCTCGGTTTTGAGAGAAAGGGAGCGCGGGCATTACGGAGCGGTAAAGCAGTAAACACCACAACTCTCATAAACGACCTTATTGTAGACCTCTGCGAACAGAGCAGTCCTGAAAAAGGTCTGTGCTTTTCTGAAGAGTATTTCCGCTTCATCATCGAGCTCAAGAAATTTAATTTTGCACATATTTATAAGCACTGGCGTCTTGGAGAATTTGCCATCTACGCCGAGAACATCATAGGAACTCTTTTCCGAACTCTGCAGAAAACTATGATTTATGCAGAAACCGGACGTGTTGCCCAGGCACTGCGCTTTTATCCGAAACTCTGTGCTACCTTTGAAGACTGGCTCATAAAATACACTACTTACAAACCATTTATAGCAGAACGCCACAGTTTTGCAGACCGCAAGCAGGTTTTAAAATATAATACACAGCCTGTATTCGATCTTCACGATAATGAATCTTACACTAAATGTATAATAGAATTTATTTCAGGAATGACAGATCAGTTTGCAATTCAGGTTTACGAAGAAATAATTACATTCTAATTAACAGAAGCAGCAGTTCGTTTCAACAGTTCAATACATTCAACTGCAGGAAGCGGTCTGCTGTATAAAAAGCCCTGAATATAATCAACACCGGCACGTTCAACAAGATAATTCTGATTGTTTGTCTCAACACCTTCAACCAGAATCTTAAAACCTACACCCTTAAAGGTACTTACAAGATCAAAGAAAAGACTGACACCTTTCTGCCCCTCTTCCATTGCAAGCACGAGAGAGCGGTCCATTTTAATAGTAGAAAATGGCAGAGAAATGACGTTTGTAAGATTTGAATAACCTGTTCCAAAATCATCAAGATAGAATTTTACACCTGCACGCGCCAGCGCCAGCATATTATGCATAACCAGCTCATAGTTATCAATGAAAATACTTTCTGTGATTTCCATAATAATATTTGACGGAAGTAGACTAAAACGGCTTATGGTATTCAAAACATTTTCAACAACATTTGGATTCATCATCTGATAAACAGAAAAGTTAATTGAAACTGCATTTACAGTATCCCTATTGTCAGAAATAAATTTACAGACTTTTTCAAAAGCAACAAAACCAAGCATTTCTATAAGACCTCGGTTTTCTGCAACCTGAACAAATTCCTGCGGAGGTATATCTCCAAGTTCTGTATTACGCAGTCGTGAAAGAGCTTCCATGTATTCGAACTTCTTATTATCAATAGAATAAATCGGTTGAAACCAGACCTGAAACTGTTCCGATTCAAGTGTAAGTTCACGTTTGAGAATTTTATAAATACAGCGTTTTCTTTCACGGTCTGCAAAAACAGATTCATCACAAATTTGAAGTGATTTGAGCTGAGCAGCTTTAGTACGCCCCAGCAGATTATTTATCAGATCCATCATTGAATCATAATCATTATCATCTTTTCCAAATTCCAATGCTGCAGAATAAGACTCAATTGGAATCGGAATTACGGAATTTATATCTGAAGAAAGTTTTTTAATATCTTCCATTATTCTCTGACTCTTCTGATGAACTTCATCTACAGAATGTCCTATTGCAGCAAATCTGTTCATTGAAAGTATATATGAATTGCGCTGGAAATACGTCATAAATATTTCACCAAGCTGAAGATAGAGCTGATTTAATTCAGATGCATCCAGACAAGACTGTATCATATTGATATTGTCTATTGTCATTACATATAAAACTCCACCCTTATGCTGAATATGAATGCGCTTACGAAGGCGGCTTTCTGTCATAAGGCCTGTCCTTATATTTATTTCCATTGTGTAAGACTGAATTGTTACATATGCAAACAGAAGAGAAGTAAAAGAAGCAACCCCGGTTAATAAAATTTTGGGGAACAAATATTGAATAATAACAAAATATATTGAAATAAATGGATAGAAGATAAATACCCAGAATATACGCCGCGCAATATTCTTTCTAAGTATGATGACTGTAACTGCAAGAATCACTCCATAACCACAAGCCAGCAGATAAGTAATATTTTTTATTGGTCCACGTATATAACCTTCAACATCATCATAATGGAAAATCCATCCTGTTTTTACGTTGATTATAACAAGCAGAAAATAAAGTGTCTGAACAGCCCCAAGCACAGAATTAAACACTTTCTTTTTTCTTTTATTTTGAAATGCCATATCACAAACATAACTGATCATTATAAAAGGACTTATAAGAAGCGTAAAAAAATAAAGTGATGTAATAAGTGTGCAGAAAGAATGAGAAAGTTCTGTATAATGAGCTATACAATATACAGAAACCATATTAGCAGCAGCACAAAAAAAGGTTGCAAGGGCTGCGTAAAGAAAGAATCTCTGTCTTTTATCATACAGTGCATACGAGAGGATTGTATTAACACCGATAAGAAAAGCGCCCCAGCAGGTTATGAGCTCACCAATAACATAGTAATCTGAAACTCCAAATTCCATTTACTATATGATAGCACACAAAAGCACAGGGCGCAAAATAAATAAATAAACTGTTATATTCAGTAGTTTATACGCGATGCATTGCAGAGAATACTTTCTCGTTCATAATGTTGATTTCTACACCCATATCGGTTGCAAGAGAATTCATATTTGAGCGAAGAGTTTCAATATCAATATCTGCAGCTGTAAGGTCTACCATCATCATCATTACAAAATTGCCGGAAAGAATTGTCTGTGTAATATCTGCAATGTTGATTTTATGCTCAGAAAGATACTGAGAAACCTTAGCGATAATTCCAACTTTATCTGAACCTACTACAGTAATAATTGCATTCATTTTAGTCTCCTTATTTTTTCGGCTAGAAATTGTTACCGAGAGTTGCAGCAATTACTGCCTTGATTGTATGCATACGGTTTTCAGCTTCATCGAAAACTACCGACTGTTTGCTTTCAAAAACCTCATCTGTAACTTCCATAGCAGTAAGACCGAACTTTTCTCCAACCTCTTTTCCAATCTTTGTATTCAAATCATGGAAAGAAGGAAGGTCATGCATAAAGATTGCAGTTGGCTTTGCCTTCTTCATAACTTCTGCATTTACCTGATAAGGCTTAAGGTCGTTAATTCGTTCAGCCCAGATTTCATCTGGTTCACCCATGCTTACCCAGACATCAGTATAAATAATATCTGCATCTTTTGCAGCCTTATCTACATCACTTTCAAGAGTGATTGAACCACCACTCTCCTGATTCCATTTTTCACACTCATCTACGAGAGCCTTATTTGGAAAATATTTTTCTGGTGCACAGAGAGTAAGATTCAAACCAAGTTTTGAACATACAATACAGAGTGAGTTTCCAATATTGTAACGTGCATCACCAAAGTATACGAGTTTAAGTCCCTTAAGTTTACCAAAGTGCTCACGGATTGTAAGCATATCGGCAAGCATCTGTGTCGGATGATATTCGTTTGTAAGTCCGTTCCATACAACTACGCCAGAATATTTAGCAAGATCTTCTACAAGTGTCTGCTCGAAACCACGGTATTCGATTCCATCAAACATACGGCCGAGTACACGTGCTGTATCTGCAATACTTTCCTTTTTACCAATCTGACTGCCTTCTGCAAGATAAGTTGTACAGATTCCAAGATCATGTGCAGCAACCTCAAAAGCACAGCGGGTACGTGTACTTGTCTTTTCAAAGATGAGGGCAATATTTTTTCCACGGTGAATATCCACAGGAATCCCTTTCTTTTTCTTTTCCTTCAAATCTGCGGCAAGGTCAAGAAGTCCGGTAATTTCCGCCGGTGAGAAATCTTT
The Treponema bryantii DNA segment above includes these coding regions:
- a CDS encoding dGTP triphosphohydrolase translates to MQNSFVDVRTGPENSKWEQANKREIPIYGRNNEIRSEFERDYTRILHSQAYRRLKHKTQVFFAPHNDHICTRMEHVMHVASVATTIAKYLGLNDQLAGAIAMGHDIGHAPFGHHGEDCLNKLLEQKEGHNAPKKFWHERNSLFFADFIETLPDPNGFEQPLNLTYAVRDGLICHCGEIDQQAIKPREEAIDLYSIKRPGIIQPYTWEGCVVKIADKIAYLGRDIEDARAYHILDMSAYRELREIVGSTLGFERKGARALRSGKAVNTTTLINDLIVDLCEQSSPEKGLCFSEEYFRFIIELKKFNFAHIYKHWRLGEFAIYAENIIGTLFRTLQKTMIYAETGRVAQALRFYPKLCATFEDWLIKYTTYKPFIAERHSFADRKQVLKYNTQPVFDLHDNESYTKCIIEFISGMTDQFAIQVYEEIITF
- a CDS encoding EAL domain-containing protein — encoded protein: MEFGVSDYYVIGELITCWGAFLIGVNTILSYALYDKRQRFFLYAALATFFCAAANMVSVYCIAHYTELSHSFCTLITSLYFFTLLISPFIMISYVCDMAFQNKRKKKVFNSVLGAVQTLYFLLVIINVKTGWIFHYDDVEGYIRGPIKNITYLLACGYGVILAVTVIILRKNIARRIFWVFIFYPFISIYFVIIQYLFPKILLTGVASFTSLLFAYVTIQSYTMEINIRTGLMTESRLRKRIHIQHKGGVLYVMTIDNINMIQSCLDASELNQLYLQLGEIFMTYFQRNSYILSMNRFAAIGHSVDEVHQKSQRIMEDIKKLSSDINSVIPIPIESYSAALEFGKDDNDYDSMMDLINNLLGRTKAAQLKSLQICDESVFADRERKRCIYKILKRELTLESEQFQVWFQPIYSIDNKKFEYMEALSRLRNTELGDIPPQEFVQVAENRGLIEMLGFVAFEKVCKFISDNRDTVNAVSINFSVYQMMNPNVVENVLNTISRFSLLPSNIIMEITESIFIDNYELVMHNMLALARAGVKFYLDDFGTGYSNLTNVISLPFSTIKMDRSLVLAMEEGQKGVSLFFDLVSTFKGVGFKILVEGVETNNQNYLVERAGVDYIQGFLYSRPLPAVECIELLKRTAASVN
- a CDS encoding ACT domain-containing protein, whose product is MNAIITVVGSDKVGIIAKVSQYLSEHKINIADITQTILSGNFVMMMMVDLTAADIDIETLRSNMNSLATDMGVEINIMNEKVFSAMHRV
- the argF gene encoding ornithine carbamoyltransferase, whose protein sequence is MDLKGRNFLTLKDFSPAEITGLLDLAADLKEKKKKGIPVDIHRGKNIALIFEKTSTRTRCAFEVAAHDLGICTTYLAEGSQIGKKESIADTARVLGRMFDGIEYRGFEQTLVEDLAKYSGVVVWNGLTNEYHPTQMLADMLTIREHFGKLKGLKLVYFGDARYNIGNSLCIVCSKLGLNLTLCAPEKYFPNKALVDECEKWNQESGGSITLESDVDKAAKDADIIYTDVWVSMGEPDEIWAERINDLKPYQVNAEVMKKAKPTAIFMHDLPSFHDLNTKIGKEVGEKFGLTAMEVTDEVFESKQSVVFDEAENRMHTIKAVIAATLGNNF